Below is a genomic region from Methanolobus sediminis.
AAATGTGGGTTTATTAAAGAGGTCTGAAAATGGATTTTAATGAATTGACTATAGCAAGATATGCCAGCAGAAAATACACTGACAGGAAGATAGATGAAGAGACAATCGGGCAGATCAAGGAAATGATCAGGAACAGTCCTTCAGCTGTTAATGTTCAGCCATGGATGATCAAGATAATAGATGATGCCGAAACAAAAGAAAAACTTGCACCGCATGTATTTGGAGGACAGACTCAGGTTCCAAGCTGTTCACACATTTTAATCTTATGTGCAAATATTGAATGGGACAGCCATATTCAGGCAAATATAGAAGGCATGAGAAAGGCACAGGTTCCGGAACAGAATATCAAATATTACCAGATGGCAGTTGATGGTATGTTTGGTCGTATATCCGATGAAGAGAGACTTGTGGAATCACAGAAAAATGTGTATATAGCAGCAGCAGCAGCCATATTTGGAGCTAAGTCACTGGGTGTTGACTCATGCATAATACAAGGATTTGATGTAGATGCTCTCAGCAAGGTTCTTGATCTGCCAGCAAATCTTACGCCCACATTGATAGTTACTCTGGGTTATGCTGCAGATAGTCCAGTTCCAAAAAGCAGACTTCCTGAAGATGAAATATTCTGTTGAATAAGCCATCTTCTTTTAAATATTTTATTTTTCTGTTTTTTGAATATGTAGATATTTTCATTTTGTTTATTAAGAGCTGCTCTGTAAAAATCCTCGATATTTGGTCGAAGATTTAAACATACAATAATTTGGAATATATTACATTATAGTTATGAAAAGTCCCTGTTTTATCATACTGATGTTGATTTTAATGGGTTTCTACAGAGCCGAAAAATTGACAATAACTCCCACTCATCTCATACTCCATCACCCGTATAGAGAGTTTTACCCCCCACTCCCTTTCCACTCATACTCTTTTACTTTTTACGGAGGCCGAAAATGCTGCTTTTAAGATACAGAGGGAAGATATCTTGCAGCATTTCCGTGCAACCCAATTCTTTACGTTTTTCTACGGAGGAATTTCAAATGAGTTCTATATCGTATCACAGAATGGTTCTTTGTGATGTTTACTGCGTGGCAGTTTTTACCACAAACAATACTATATTTTTTAACTATATAAATATATCTGCACTTTACTATATAATGCGCATGATAATGATGAGATGTTTGTAGTTTTATTCCATATCAGTTTTTCACTTCTACACCCTGCTGCCTGCTCATCAATATTGTTGGCTTCTTTGCCAATGTAAGCAACAGAATCAGCCTTACATGCTTTCTTTCAAGTATTCCTGTTTCCCCATCAAGCTTTGATTCAGGATGATTGACATATTCTATAATTGTCCTGCTAAGTTGTTTGAAATAATGTGAACCTTGTTAATCTCTCTTGTCTCATAACTAATGAAAGGTTCTGTTTGACTGATATGGGATTGTTTGATGTCAATGAGCTTGAATTAATCAGTCATATTGAAGGATGAAAACCATGAATAGGTACACTTATAGGGTTAGGGAGCAAATTAAGCTATACATTTCGTCAGTGAAAATCAGGAAGGATTGATATGACCGAACGTCAGGTTGAAAGTGTGATAATCGAAATTCCTCAAGGAAGCCGTAACAAATACGAGTATGATAAAGAAAAGAAAATGATAAAATTCGACAGGATGCTTTATTCTTCAATGGTATATCCCTGCGAATATGGTTTTTTCCCCGATACCCTGGCACTTGACGGTGATCCTCTGGATGCCATGGTCATGACATGGGAACCCACGTTTCCCGGATGCATGATAGATGTTCATCCTGTTGCATTGTTTGATATGGAGGACGATAAAGGAAGGGATGAAAAGATACTCTGTGTTCCTGAGACTGATCCTTTGTGGAACTATATTGAAACGATCGAACAGGTTCCTCCTCATTTGTTAAAAGAGATCACTCATTTTTTCGGGACTTATAAGAATCTGGAGGACAAGCATGTGAAGATAATTGGCTGGAAAGGTCTGGAGGAAGCAGTCCATACACTTCAGGAAGCAAAATCCCGATATATCGAGTAAATGAAATGATATTTACGCTCTTAGTGTCATTTTAACTTTCGCTTTTCACCGAGTAATTTTTCTTTGTTGGGTCGGGTGTCATCTAATAAAAAATCTGCCCAATTAAGTCCAAGTTTATCGGTGTTTTCTTCCCAATATAACAAACGGTCATAATAATAATCTATCTTTTCCGTGACAGGTTTTGGGAAGTCATCTTTTCCGTATTTTAAGACTATTGCTGTCAATTCATAAAAGGACAAACCCAAAGCATGTGTTTCTACATGCACGGTGGCTCCGGCATGACCAATTGCATGACACAAAGCACCATATTCGCTGTCATTGATCTCTTTTGCTACAGCATGTGAATCTAAAATTGCCTTTTTTGCAATAGGCATTTTAACTTTGCCCCTTGCCCAATCCTCACAAAGTTCTAAACAGATTCTTGGTCTGTGTTCATCAGGATACTTTGCTTCAAACTGCTCCAAAGGTGCTTTTGCACAATCCAATGCCCACATTACAATGGTTCGGTGATTTTGTAGTTGAATTAATTTAATCAAATCTTGTAAGCATTGACTGTCGCGAGAAAACAATATTTTATTTTTCTTCTTTAATTTGATCTCTACATCTGAAAACATAGTCTAAATCCCACTAAGAAGTGAATATATATTTGATTGACGATTTAAAAAATAATTTATTTTGTTTAATGTTCAATAAAATCTACAGTGTATGTCTAATCAGTTCTAAGAGATATTGTTTGTTCAGAAGAGATGATCAAAACTGTTGTTCCTTACAACAAGAATCCACAGGTTGCTATTGAGCAGGAGTTCATAGATTACAGTACAGGCGATATTCTTAAAGGAAGGCAATATTGGAAGCCACTAAGTGATGTATTTCTAGATTACATAGATCATCCTGAAGCTAAGTTTGAAGGAGATATAGGAGTACTGCAAAGGAGACATCTTACTCCTACTGGATGCATGTATATTGGTAAGGAAGCCAATAAGGTTGAAATGCAGGAACTTGAGAGCAATACTATTGAGACCTATCCTGATATTGAAAAAATAAGAGAGTATGTACTCAACATTACTCCTGCTGAAGCTAGGAAAATAGGAATTAAATATAGGAGTACTCTTAAAAAATTGAAGGAAAGGGTGCAAGAAGAGGATTTTAACTTGAATACGAAGGAGATGAGAAAAGTATTGGAAAGTTTAGCTTGATAAATTAAACAAGCCATTTCAAATGTGGATAAGTGGCTTTAATCTCTTCCAATTCCTCTAATAAGTATAAGAAATAATTCTGAATAGCTTCAATGTGATCTTCTTGATTGAGGAAATAATCAATACTTTTTGATTGATAAATCCCCGCCCAGTTTCTTGTTTCGTTAAGGTTGAAACTACTCCATTTGTCAGAATTGGAAACTATTTGTTTCATTACTTTCATTATTTCGTTTCTTTCTAAAGCATTAGGCGAAACGTTTATTGATAAACTAACTTCTGGATAGGAGTCAATCTTTGAGTTATTCATTGAATATCCCATTACAATGTCAAATTTATCTTTTTGTATCTGAAAATAAACATACCTGTCTTGTTCTTTCAGTTGGTTTAAAGCTGTAGAATGTTGTGGTTTGTTCCCACCGACAATGCTTATAAACTTATCAATAACTGCTCCACTCATTGTTTCTTCCATCATTCTTCTCACACGTGGGAAGTTTGCTATTGTTAAAATATCAATGCTTGTAAATCGGTTGCTTCCTGACAAACCATTCTCCTCCATGAATTCCAATGTTTCAGTAATTAATATATTAGATATATTTTCATTAAATACTGATAAAAACTGATAAATTTGATTCCATCTAAATTGCTTAAACGTTAGGCTAGTACAATCTTTACAATTCTTGAAAATATGATCTTGGTCTTTTACATCAAAATCTCTTGTTATGTAAATTAGAGATTTTTTATTAATGTTTTTTATAGAATCTAAATGTTCTGCATATCTCTGCAATTGATTCTGACCTTCTTCAGACCCTATTTTACATTCTATGAAGATAAGTTCATTTTCAACATCATTTGATAATTCAATAAAAATATCAGGTCTACTTCCTGAAAAATGAGTATCTAATGCTCCAAATGATTCTTGTGTACTTACAAAAAAATCATTGAAACAAATGTTAGATATGTTGAAATCCTGAATCCATTTTGAAAGCAAATCACTATCTGATTTTAGCAAATATGTAAAAATTTCAGTAAAAAAGTCTTCTAAAGGAATTTGATTTGGATTCAGCTTTAATAAATTTGTAAAAAGTGACAT
It encodes:
- a CDS encoding nitroreductase family protein, whose protein sequence is MDFNELTIARYASRKYTDRKIDEETIGQIKEMIRNSPSAVNVQPWMIKIIDDAETKEKLAPHVFGGQTQVPSCSHILILCANIEWDSHIQANIEGMRKAQVPEQNIKYYQMAVDGMFGRISDEERLVESQKNVYIAAAAAIFGAKSLGVDSCIIQGFDVDALSKVLDLPANLTPTLIVTLGYAADSPVPKSRLPEDEIFC
- a CDS encoding inorganic diphosphatase, yielding MTERQVESVIIEIPQGSRNKYEYDKEKKMIKFDRMLYSSMVYPCEYGFFPDTLALDGDPLDAMVMTWEPTFPGCMIDVHPVALFDMEDDKGRDEKILCVPETDPLWNYIETIEQVPPHLLKEITHFFGTYKNLEDKHVKIIGWKGLEEAVHTLQEAKSRYIE
- a CDS encoding putative immunity protein, whose amino-acid sequence is MFSDVEIKLKKKNKILFSRDSQCLQDLIKLIQLQNHRTIVMWALDCAKAPLEQFEAKYPDEHRPRICLELCEDWARGKVKMPIAKKAILDSHAVAKEINDSEYGALCHAIGHAGATVHVETHALGLSFYELTAIVLKYGKDDFPKPVTEKIDYYYDRLLYWEENTDKLGLNWADFLLDDTRPNKEKLLGEKRKLK
- a CDS encoding PD-(D/E)XK nuclease family protein: MSLFTNLLKLNPNQIPLEDFFTEIFTYLLKSDSDLLSKWIQDFNISNICFNDFFVSTQESFGALDTHFSGSRPDIFIELSNDVENELIFIECKIGSEEGQNQLQRYAEHLDSIKNINKKSLIYITRDFDVKDQDHIFKNCKDCTSLTFKQFRWNQIYQFLSVFNENISNILITETLEFMEENGLSGSNRFTSIDILTIANFPRVRRMMEETMSGAVIDKFISIVGGNKPQHSTALNQLKEQDRYVYFQIQKDKFDIVMGYSMNNSKIDSYPEVSLSINVSPNALERNEIMKVMKQIVSNSDKWSSFNLNETRNWAGIYQSKSIDYFLNQEDHIEAIQNYFLYLLEELEEIKATYPHLKWLV